The Erigeron canadensis isolate Cc75 chromosome 1, C_canadensis_v1, whole genome shotgun sequence genome segment taaaagctagctagctagcatcATTAGATTAAAAATGTTTGGAACGTTGTCGGAAGTAGCAGAAGTGATGGTGCCGGCAAGCAAAGCATGGGCGTTGTACGGCACCCTTGAGATTGCAAAGCTCGTCAGCGAAAACATCTTTGAAAACGTTCAAGTTATCGAAGGCGATGGTGGTACGGGTACCATTCTCAAGGTTACCTTAAAGCAGAGTAAGTATGAGCTATTAcccctaaaaaaaaaattttttttgctaagatagaaaaaaaaatttaaatgaacATTTGTTTATGAGTATTGTTTTGATGCAAAAGAGTTACTTTAATTAAGCTTTTTTGCAATTCAAGTCAACAATTTTGggaaagttttgtgatataatCATTTTTAAGTTGATCGTATATAGTGGgtcctttttaatattttttatctcGATCgacttttaatgaattaatccATCTTCAGAACGTATTTGcctataaatattttcagtatTTTGCTTTCAATTAATTGTTGTTCTCTTCAAATTAACTCTAAAATGTTCTTGTATAATATCATGGTACGTACAGACGCATCAGGATCAAACTCGAAAACTTTTATGGAAAAGTTTATTATGGTGGATGATGAGAACAAGGTCAAAGTAGTCGAAATTGTGGAAGGGGCATACCTTGATATAGGATTTACTTTATATAGGGTCAAGATAGAGATCAAAGAGAATCCAAAAGAGGACAATAAGATGACATGCTCATCATGTCTTGTGAAGATAACAATCGAATACAAGATTAAGGATGAGTTTGCTGCTAATGCTTCTCTTGTCGATACTAAGCGTATCGTTAACATTTTGACCCTGGCAAACGAGCATCTTCttaaatctaattaattaaccaCAAGAGATAGATGCGTATTATATATCTTGTTTCGTGATGAATATGTCTGTGTAGttgttttggacttttggtagTATGGCAAATAGATATCTCTGTTGTAATCAATGGTCATTTGAGTACTATTATTGTGTGGTCATTAATTGGTTAagtaatgtaaataaaaaatgtgtATTTTGGTTATTACGAAGAAGTTATGTTGATAATATGGAAAAGGGTTATTGACCCGCTTGCTCAAATATGTGTAATTGAGTATTGGTCTAGTTGTACATATCTGATATGTTATTGTAGATAATTTCTCCCACATTTTGAAACTTCGGTAATAAGTTTTGAGGTGCGAAAATGGATCAAATACAAATTTTAGCATGGGGCCCAAATTTAGTACAAGCTTAACAAAGATTCCAAGGAAGCACTGTTTATGATCCACCTTAAATTTACGGCCAggtctagtttttttttttaataaaccaacattaacttaattttatgtttatttgtcTATTTGTGAACCGTCAAATAGGACTTTTCCGCCTTCATTCGATTTCGCTCACGCTACCTTACTCATATTAAGGTgtgtttattt includes the following:
- the LOC122585624 gene encoding norbelladine synthase-like, whose product is MFGTLSEVAEVMVPASKAWALYGTLEIAKLVSENIFENVQVIEGDGGTGTILKVTLKQNASGSNSKTFMEKFIMVDDENKVKVVEIVEGAYLDIGFTLYRVKIEIKENPKEDNKMTCSSCLVKITIEYKIKDEFAANASLVDTKRIVNILTLANEHLLKSN